Proteins encoded in a region of the Acidobacteriota bacterium genome:
- a CDS encoding glycerophosphodiester phosphodiesterase family protein produces the protein MTRRLLALLLLTQVACAEQPAPPPAPAQSATATAVSPMAPSDVGAFFNCLRESGHTVVGAHRGGPVPGFAENAIETFAHTTGLAPALLEIDIARTRDNALVLMHDDTLDRTTTGSGPVRSRTLAEIQQLRLKDEAGTVLDARPPTLRQALDWAKDRAILELDVKRGVPYEDVLAEVRSAGALSRVVFITYSDDAAVRVHKLAPEMMLSVSMDEPRDISALERRGIDLTRVLAWTGTEAPNPSLNGALAARGIEAMFGTLGSPTSSWDGRFARDRRDRYAEFAKTGLQLIATDRPTEAARDLDANDGVSGIGAMRCR, from the coding sequence ATGACACGACGACTGCTCGCCCTCCTGCTGCTCACCCAGGTCGCGTGTGCTGAGCAACCCGCGCCACCACCAGCGCCCGCCCAGTCGGCAACCGCCACAGCGGTATCGCCAATGGCGCCATCCGACGTGGGGGCGTTCTTCAATTGCCTGCGCGAGAGCGGCCACACCGTGGTCGGTGCGCATCGCGGCGGCCCGGTGCCCGGATTCGCTGAAAACGCCATCGAGACGTTTGCCCACACCACGGGGCTCGCACCGGCGTTGCTCGAAATCGACATCGCCCGCACCCGCGACAACGCGCTGGTGTTGATGCACGATGACACGCTCGACCGCACCACGACCGGATCGGGTCCCGTACGAAGCCGCACGCTGGCGGAGATCCAACAACTACGCTTGAAGGACGAGGCCGGCACCGTGCTGGACGCGCGGCCACCGACCCTGCGCCAGGCCCTCGACTGGGCAAAGGACCGCGCCATCCTTGAACTCGACGTCAAACGTGGCGTGCCCTACGAAGACGTGCTCGCAGAAGTGCGATCCGCCGGCGCACTCTCACGCGTGGTCTTCATCACCTATAGCGACGATGCGGCTGTGCGGGTGCATAAACTGGCGCCGGAGATGATGCTGTCGGTCTCCATGGACGAGCCGCGCGACATCAGCGCCCTTGAACGCCGCGGCATCGATCTCACGCGGGTGCTGGCCTGGACCGGCACCGAAGCCCCCAACCCGTCGCTCAACGGCGCGCTTGCCGCCCGGGGAATTGAGGCCATGTTCGGCACACTCGGCTCTCCGACCTCGTCGTGGGATGGTCGGTTTGCGCGCGACCGGCGCGACCGGTATGCCGAATTCGCGAAGACGGGCCTGCAGTTGATCGCCACCGATCGGCCGACCGAAGCGGCCCGCGATCTTGATGCGAACGACGGCGTGTCCGGCATTGGCGCGATGCGCTGCCGGTAG
- a CDS encoding aspartyl protease family protein translates to MKNTAWSLARRGILAALAALTLWAQAPAIEGLAQTPELKAIDGVLVSGAYKDQLLMFVLDTGTTTSFIDIRVAKAAGGKLSDVLNVGVIGPGVRQAGVLSRALQIQFPFAGGSIDHDFLRVEDYARASALVGRDIHGILGADFFRRFVVEIDYLGERVLLHHRSFRAPAHAVLVPMRFAIDRTPVVEMRMHLPAGKVVKVRAIVDTGNSGSAITTEEFARRHRLPELLGGVAMPLGEGLGGKFSGHRARVPVLELGEFRLPESIVSLPDRNSGVLSSSRQFDLNVGASVLKRFSVFFDYGRARMALVPNERINDPFDGTMSGLQLATLGSPHDRVMVEGVIPDSPAAQAGFEPGDEIIEVNGERLAPLALVDLFKRLRQPEGTEIKLTARRRNMRGVLTLTLRRMVEP, encoded by the coding sequence ATGAAAAATACGGCATGGAGCCTTGCGCGGCGAGGAATATTGGCCGCACTCGCTGCGCTGACCTTGTGGGCTCAGGCGCCGGCAATCGAAGGCCTCGCGCAGACGCCTGAATTAAAGGCCATCGACGGCGTTCTGGTCTCCGGGGCATACAAGGATCAACTGTTGATGTTTGTGTTGGACACTGGCACGACCACGTCCTTCATTGACATCAGAGTGGCGAAAGCCGCCGGAGGAAAGCTCTCGGATGTCCTGAACGTTGGCGTAATTGGTCCAGGCGTGCGGCAGGCGGGTGTGCTGAGCCGGGCACTTCAGATTCAGTTCCCGTTTGCGGGCGGATCAATTGACCATGACTTTCTCCGGGTCGAAGACTACGCCCGCGCGTCAGCCCTGGTCGGACGCGACATACACGGCATTCTCGGTGCTGATTTTTTTCGGCGATTTGTCGTGGAGATCGACTACCTGGGTGAGCGAGTGCTTCTCCACCATCGGAGTTTCAGGGCGCCAGCACACGCCGTCCTTGTCCCCATGAGGTTTGCGATCGATCGCACGCCGGTTGTCGAGATGCGGATGCATCTGCCGGCGGGCAAGGTGGTCAAGGTCCGAGCCATCGTTGACACTGGCAACTCAGGCAGCGCCATCACCACGGAAGAGTTCGCGCGTCGGCATCGCCTGCCAGAGCTTCTGGGCGGCGTGGCCATGCCGTTGGGCGAAGGGCTGGGTGGCAAGTTCTCTGGGCATCGCGCAAGGGTGCCCGTGCTGGAACTGGGAGAGTTTCGCCTGCCTGAGAGCATCGTGAGTTTGCCTGACCGAAACTCAGGCGTCCTTTCAAGCAGCCGGCAGTTCGACTTGAATGTCGGTGCGAGCGTGCTGAAGCGGTTTTCGGTGTTCTTCGACTACGGCCGAGCCAGGATGGCGTTGGTGCCAAACGAACGCATCAACGACCCGTTTGACGGCACCATGAGCGGTCTGCAGCTGGCGACGCTCGGTTCGCCGCACGATCGGGTGATGGTTGAAGGTGTCATCCCGGATTCACCGGCCGCGCAGGCGGGATTTGAGCCGGGCGACGAGATCATTGAAGTGAACGGTGAGCGCCTGGCTCCGCTGGCTCTGGTGGATCTGTTCAAGCGTCTGCGGCAGCCGGAAGGGACTGAGATCAAATTGACCGCGCGTCGGCGAAATATGCGCGGCGTGCTGACGCTGACCCTTCGGCGGATGGTGGAGCCCTAG
- a CDS encoding serine/threonine-protein kinase: MSTLPPGTRVGPYEVRSALGAGGMGQVFRAYDTSLHREVALKILPPDLAGDAEYRARFSREARLLAALNHPHIAQVYGLEDSVAGPAIAMELVPGQTLRDRLRSGVSRPEALRLAHQIAMALDAAHEKGIIHRDLKPANIMVTPDGAAKVLDFGIAKTSTAPESTAEHDTMIAVTVQGAVVGTPAYMSPEQARGQAVDRRTDIWAFGCVLYELLAGQSAFKGESSSDLIAAILERDPDWRALPADTPVALRRLLQRCLEKDRRQRLRDIGDALDDLAAPWGAPDATTPVTRRAMSGVITIALVAAALAIGSAATWWLTRSGPQGSTALAPFPVRFALPAPTGALYGMGIEATTVSVSPDGASVAFVAFRPGVPSNIMLRPLADETAREVPGTDGATSMFWSPDGQSLGFFVRGQLKRVEMSGGAPVKVCDVPITVGLSGSWGQQGDILFATVQGARISRVSAGGGVPVEVMAAPDGGGRVLWPRYLSDGRRFLYTQLTPDFQGRIMLAEPDGRSTPLVSATSQAQWIDPDWLVFVREGTVVAQRVDLAAGQTVGEPVSIIGPVPYSAATGWSNVAASTNGTIAVQWHSDESRLAWFDQVGKVHGQVGNPGTYNTVRLSPDDSTLLFTRTRPELGTRDIWKTDLSRPGIEAPVTTSPGMETGAAWLPGARAVVFAAAQGGPPNLFHKDLTSGVERRLLTSPRFQFPNVVTADGSQIIYQQRTELGDWDLMLVSLADASRVTTLFAGASSEQDARLAPDGTHLSFTSDESGRAQVYVAAFPVTGAKTAASSAGGSMARWRRDGRELYFISNDNKLMAVPIDAAGAPGQVRALFDVPRWLEYDVASDGRFVAVVLEVVGAEQPLAVFVNWRGR, translated from the coding sequence ATGTCGACCTTGCCGCCCGGAACCCGCGTCGGTCCGTACGAAGTGCGGTCCGCCCTTGGTGCGGGCGGCATGGGCCAGGTGTTCCGCGCGTACGACACATCGCTCCACCGGGAGGTCGCGCTGAAGATACTGCCGCCCGACCTCGCGGGTGACGCGGAGTACCGGGCCCGGTTTTCGCGTGAGGCTCGCCTCCTCGCGGCGCTGAATCACCCTCACATCGCGCAGGTGTACGGACTCGAGGATTCAGTGGCCGGTCCCGCGATTGCGATGGAACTCGTGCCCGGTCAGACCCTGCGCGATCGCCTGCGCAGCGGTGTGTCACGCCCGGAGGCGCTGCGGCTGGCGCATCAGATTGCGATGGCCCTCGACGCCGCGCACGAAAAGGGCATCATCCATCGCGATCTGAAGCCCGCCAACATCATGGTGACGCCGGACGGCGCGGCCAAGGTCCTCGATTTCGGCATTGCGAAGACGTCGACGGCGCCAGAGTCCACGGCCGAGCACGACACCATGATCGCGGTCACAGTGCAGGGCGCGGTTGTCGGCACGCCGGCCTACATGAGTCCGGAACAGGCGCGCGGGCAGGCGGTCGATCGCCGCACCGACATCTGGGCGTTTGGCTGCGTCCTCTACGAACTGCTCGCCGGCCAGTCCGCGTTCAAGGGCGAATCTTCATCCGATTTGATTGCCGCCATCCTCGAACGCGACCCGGACTGGCGCGCGCTGCCGGCAGATACGCCCGTCGCCTTGCGGCGCCTGCTTCAGCGCTGCCTCGAGAAGGACCGCCGGCAGCGCCTCCGAGATATCGGCGACGCGTTGGACGACCTTGCCGCGCCGTGGGGCGCGCCCGATGCCACCACGCCGGTCACGCGTCGCGCGATGAGTGGTGTCATCACCATCGCGCTTGTCGCGGCGGCGCTTGCAATTGGATCGGCGGCCACGTGGTGGTTGACGAGAAGTGGGCCGCAGGGATCGACGGCCCTGGCGCCATTTCCGGTACGATTCGCGCTGCCGGCTCCCACCGGCGCACTCTACGGCATGGGCATCGAAGCCACGACCGTGTCGGTGTCGCCTGACGGAGCATCCGTGGCATTCGTGGCATTCAGGCCTGGTGTGCCGTCGAACATCATGCTGCGGCCGCTCGCAGATGAGACAGCCCGTGAGGTGCCCGGCACGGATGGGGCCACCTCGATGTTCTGGTCACCCGACGGCCAGTCGCTCGGCTTCTTTGTGCGAGGACAACTCAAGCGCGTGGAGATGTCTGGTGGGGCGCCCGTGAAGGTGTGCGACGTGCCGATCACCGTCGGCCTGTCGGGCAGCTGGGGACAGCAGGGCGACATTCTGTTCGCCACGGTTCAGGGTGCCCGCATTTCCAGGGTATCGGCTGGCGGGGGCGTCCCAGTGGAGGTGATGGCGGCGCCGGACGGGGGCGGACGTGTGCTGTGGCCGCGATACCTGTCAGACGGACGACGATTTCTGTACACCCAGCTCACACCAGACTTCCAAGGCCGGATCATGCTGGCCGAACCGGACGGCCGCAGCACACCCCTGGTCAGCGCGACGTCACAAGCGCAGTGGATCGACCCCGATTGGCTAGTCTTTGTGCGTGAGGGGACCGTGGTGGCTCAGCGCGTGGACCTCGCGGCAGGCCAGACGGTGGGCGAGCCCGTGTCCATCATCGGCCCTGTGCCCTATTCCGCCGCCACGGGCTGGTCGAACGTCGCGGCCTCCACGAATGGCACGATCGCGGTGCAGTGGCACAGCGATGAAAGCCGGTTGGCCTGGTTCGATCAGGTGGGGAAGGTACATGGGCAGGTCGGCAATCCCGGCACGTACAACACCGTTCGACTCTCACCTGACGACTCCACGTTGCTCTTTACACGCACGCGCCCGGAACTCGGTACCCGGGATATCTGGAAGACGGACCTCTCACGACCCGGCATCGAGGCGCCCGTGACGACCTCACCGGGCATGGAAACCGGCGCGGCCTGGCTGCCTGGCGCCCGAGCCGTGGTGTTTGCCGCCGCTCAAGGCGGCCCACCGAACCTGTTTCACAAGGACCTCACCTCCGGCGTCGAACGACGACTGCTCACGTCACCGAGATTTCAGTTTCCGAACGTTGTCACTGCGGATGGCTCGCAGATTATTTACCAACAGCGCACTGAACTCGGCGACTGGGACCTGATGCTCGTCTCACTCGCCGACGCGAGCCGTGTCACTACGCTCTTCGCCGGCGCGTCCTCTGAACAGGACGCGCGCCTGGCACCCGATGGCACTCACCTGTCTTTCACCTCGGACGAATCCGGTCGGGCCCAGGTGTACGTCGCCGCGTTCCCGGTGACCGGTGCAAAGACTGCGGCTTCGAGTGCGGGTGGGTCCATGGCCCGATGGCGCCGCGACGGCCGCGAACTGTATTTCATTTCGAACGACAACAAGTTGATGGCGGTCCCGATCGATGCAGCCGGCGCGCCGGGCCAGGTCCGCGCGCTCTTCGACGTGCCCCGATGGCTCGAGTACGACGTGGCGAGCGACGGGCGCTTTGTGGCCGTCGTGCTCGAGGTCGTCGGCGCCGAGCAGCCGCTCGCCGTCTTCGTGAATTGGAGAGGTCGGTGA
- a CDS encoding M28 family peptidase, with product MALRTLVALAVVAAQTAGSAALPTAVRRAADGITADQLARDLAFLASDDLRGRATPSPGFDRAADFIVNRLKAAGVTPAGDNGTYLQTYTMIESRVDSAASHIEIGGKRFALDADFVLRSFSGQPLTGTWPVVYVGHGWVIPDKGIDPYAGLDVRGKVVLTHGPRAMPKGVVIQQFGRVTVGASNVVAEAVRRGAAAVLMIPQTSTQPGWWQQLQRQNLVRRELDPWVPSAYAAAQVTSALLSPMGTDALMAGERFTINEIVARGDAEDYPAAFTLNKSVTFNIRASTVPHRPYNVVAKIEGRDPVLRNEHITVMAHLDGAVGTRTVEGDDIYNSADDNASGSAGMLSIVEQMMKSERPKRSMVFVWDSGEEVGLWGSRYFVANPPVPLSSVVAHINIDMIGATRAAGSADENSPAVPGPNEVYLIGPGVLSDKVNALIEQVNRGYLNMALNRADDRWDSEFFYPRTDAGPFLERGILTIGWNTGLHRRYHQPSDDARFLDPKKMEAVARTVFATLWAMADTSERPSIDKPIPVSVPRHGQPQGRR from the coding sequence ATGGCTCTACGCACACTCGTTGCTCTCGCCGTGGTCGCGGCCCAGACCGCCGGCTCCGCAGCACTCCCAACCGCCGTTCGTCGGGCCGCCGATGGCATCACAGCCGACCAACTGGCGCGTGACCTGGCGTTCCTGGCCTCCGACGACCTGCGCGGCCGGGCCACGCCGTCACCAGGTTTCGACCGCGCCGCCGACTTCATCGTCAATCGCCTGAAGGCCGCCGGTGTGACGCCGGCCGGCGACAACGGCACGTACCTCCAGACGTACACGATGATCGAATCGCGTGTGGATTCGGCCGCGTCGCACATCGAGATTGGCGGCAAGCGGTTTGCGCTTGATGCCGACTTCGTCCTGCGCTCCTTCTCTGGCCAGCCGCTGACCGGCACATGGCCCGTGGTTTACGTCGGCCATGGCTGGGTCATTCCCGACAAGGGCATCGATCCGTACGCCGGCCTGGACGTGCGAGGCAAAGTCGTGCTGACCCACGGACCGCGCGCCATGCCGAAAGGCGTGGTGATTCAGCAGTTCGGCCGTGTCACCGTGGGCGCGAGCAACGTGGTGGCCGAAGCCGTGCGTCGCGGCGCCGCGGCAGTGCTGATGATTCCGCAGACCAGCACGCAGCCCGGCTGGTGGCAGCAGTTGCAGCGGCAGAACCTGGTGCGACGGGAACTGGATCCCTGGGTGCCGTCGGCCTATGCCGCGGCCCAGGTGACGTCAGCTCTCTTGTCGCCGATGGGCACGGACGCCCTGATGGCGGGCGAACGCTTCACAATAAATGAAATCGTCGCTCGCGGTGACGCTGAAGACTATCCGGCCGCGTTCACGCTCAACAAGTCAGTGACGTTCAATATCCGCGCGTCCACTGTGCCGCATCGTCCCTACAACGTCGTCGCGAAAATTGAAGGCCGGGATCCGGTGCTCCGCAATGAGCACATCACCGTGATGGCCCACCTGGACGGCGCCGTGGGCACGCGCACGGTGGAGGGTGATGACATCTACAACTCGGCCGACGACAACGCCTCCGGCAGCGCCGGGATGTTGTCCATCGTCGAGCAGATGATGAAGAGCGAGCGCCCGAAGCGTTCGATGGTCTTCGTGTGGGACAGTGGGGAAGAAGTGGGGCTGTGGGGGTCGCGGTACTTTGTGGCGAACCCGCCGGTGCCATTGTCATCGGTGGTGGCGCACATCAACATCGACATGATTGGCGCCACGCGCGCCGCCGGATCCGCAGACGAGAACTCACCGGCCGTGCCCGGACCCAACGAGGTGTATCTGATCGGCCCCGGCGTCTTGAGCGACAAGGTCAATGCGCTCATCGAGCAGGTGAACCGAGGCTATCTCAACATGGCGCTCAATCGCGCGGACGATCGGTGGGACAGCGAGTTCTTCTATCCACGGACCGATGCTGGTCCGTTCCTCGAACGAGGCATCCTCACGATCGGCTGGAACACCGGGCTGCACCGGCGCTACCACCAACCGTCAGACGACGCCCGATTCCTCGATCCGAAGAAGATGGAAGCCGTGGCCCGTACGGTCTTTGCCACACTCTGGGCGATGGCCGACACCAGCGAGCGGCCGAGCATCGACAAGCCCATTCCCGTGTCGGTGCCCAGGCACGGGCAGCCGCAAGGGCGCCGATGA
- a CDS encoding DEAD/DEAH box helicase, which produces MDVPLRIFEPPVRRWFTAVFDAPTPAQTAGWPAIASGDSTLILAPTGSGKTLAAFLWCLNRLMFQPVPARLERCRVLYVSPLKALAVDVERNLRAPLVGISNAAAALGVEVNVPVIGMRTGDTPAADRARFQRTPSDILITTPESLYLLLTSNARSVLASVETVIIDEIHALVPTKRGAHLMLSLERLQALRRGPLQRIGLSATQRPLDEVARFLGGVEKPASRRAGRPASKAPVRTGHAHKDIHDEFAATSTTPARFRPVTIVDAGVRRPIKLHVEVPVEDLSRIGQVTDVASGPASATQRASIWTAIHPRLVELIRAHKSTLVFVNSRRLAERLAAAINELAGETIARSHHGSLAREQRVEIEDRLKAGLLPALIATSSLELGIDMGAIDLVIQIEAPSSVSSGLQRIGRAGHRIDAVSEGVIIPKFRGDLLACAAVAKLMHEGKVEASRYPRNPLDVLAQQIVAMVAVEDMRDQDLFDIVRRAAPFESISRSVFDGVLDMLSGRYPSDEFAELRPRVTWNRATGALSTRSGAKRLAIANAGTIPDRGLYGVFLAGSGRGSVRVGELDEEMVFETKVGETFVLGASSWRVEEITHDRVLVTPAPGQPGKMPFWKGDRAGRPLELGIAIGALTHSIASWPDATAVAHLTRDHDLTPVAAENLVRYVRDQAAAGAVPDADTVVIERVRDELGDWRVCLLSPRGGRIHAPWCMAVAGKIRRELGVDAETLWSDDGFVVRLPDVDVPPDAELLLPDPEEVEALVLQQLGGTALFAARFRENAGRSLLLPKRRAGMRAPLWQQRKKAGDLLAVAARFGSFPVLLETYRECLRDIFDMPALVDTLLQIRKRSIKVAIVDPRTPSPFAASLLFGYVANFLYDGDAPLAERRAQALSVDQTQLRDLIGDAELRDLLNAGEIAAVELQLQHLDDTRRARTVDALHDLLLEIGDLSAEELAARSEPGLADRAIPDLLSDRRVVALPIGGELRYVAVEDVARYRDALGAPLPAGIPEALRMPVADPAGDLISRFARTHGPFHPVDAARRFAMPEAAVRGALAALVARGRVIEGEFRPGGTEREFVDVNVLRQLRRRSLARLRREVEAVDPAALGRFAVTWHALGGRRSGPDALLDVIEQLQGAALPASILEHEILGARLHGYSPEWLDTLAAAGEIRWVGVEPLGQRDGRVALYLSDQMAALLPDPSGDPPTEREQKILDWLSRHGASFFDGVHEAAGGGFPGETVDALWQLVWRGLVSNDAFFALRAYTTRHEKRRRVQPSSAFRSRRLVPRTAEGRWTLARAATAMAPAVRMTSVVRQLLSRHGVLTREALASEGLKGGFTGIYPALKAMDDAGRVRRGYFVAGLGATQFALPGALDLLRSLREAGPDARAVTMAAADPANPYGTSLPWPLPDLTRVVGATVIVVDGEMSAYVARGNREITVNLPEVEPFRTRRAQATAAQLASFARGDRRGHRAMLITTISGVRAVDHPFVSWLEEAGFTRGALGLHMPRRDGSATDPPPDDDSGVGDEGA; this is translated from the coding sequence GTGGACGTGCCCCTGCGCATCTTTGAGCCACCGGTGCGCCGCTGGTTCACCGCCGTCTTTGATGCGCCGACACCCGCCCAGACGGCGGGCTGGCCCGCCATTGCGTCGGGCGACTCCACACTGATCCTCGCGCCCACCGGATCGGGAAAGACGCTTGCGGCGTTCTTGTGGTGCCTCAACAGGCTGATGTTCCAGCCGGTGCCGGCCAGGCTTGAGCGCTGTCGCGTGTTGTACGTCTCGCCCCTCAAGGCACTGGCGGTTGACGTGGAACGGAATCTCCGCGCACCGCTTGTGGGCATCAGCAATGCCGCAGCGGCCCTTGGTGTGGAGGTCAACGTCCCCGTCATCGGCATGCGCACCGGCGACACCCCGGCGGCTGACCGCGCGCGATTCCAGCGGACGCCTTCCGACATTCTGATCACAACTCCCGAGTCGCTGTACCTGCTGCTCACGTCGAACGCGCGGTCGGTGCTCGCGTCGGTGGAAACCGTCATCATCGATGAGATTCATGCGCTGGTGCCGACCAAGCGTGGTGCGCATCTGATGCTGTCGCTCGAACGGCTGCAGGCTTTGCGACGGGGGCCGCTGCAACGCATCGGCCTTTCCGCCACACAACGTCCCCTTGATGAAGTGGCGAGGTTCCTTGGAGGCGTTGAGAAGCCGGCCAGTCGCCGCGCGGGTCGTCCTGCCTCGAAGGCGCCCGTCCGCACTGGACACGCTCATAAGGACATTCACGACGAGTTTGCCGCGACCTCGACCACGCCGGCCCGTTTTCGACCGGTCACGATCGTCGATGCGGGTGTCAGGCGCCCCATCAAACTGCACGTGGAGGTTCCGGTGGAAGACCTCTCACGCATTGGCCAGGTGACTGACGTCGCGAGCGGTCCGGCCTCGGCCACCCAGCGTGCGTCGATCTGGACCGCGATTCATCCACGGCTCGTCGAGCTCATCCGGGCGCACAAGTCGACACTGGTCTTCGTGAACAGTCGCCGGCTGGCCGAACGTCTCGCTGCCGCGATCAACGAGCTCGCCGGTGAAACGATCGCGCGTTCGCACCACGGATCGCTAGCCCGGGAACAGCGCGTAGAGATCGAAGATCGACTCAAGGCTGGATTGTTGCCGGCGCTGATCGCGACGTCTTCGCTGGAACTGGGCATCGACATGGGCGCGATCGATCTGGTGATTCAGATCGAAGCACCCTCGTCCGTGTCCAGCGGTCTGCAACGCATCGGCCGCGCCGGGCATCGGATCGATGCGGTGAGCGAGGGCGTGATCATCCCGAAGTTCCGCGGCGACCTGCTCGCGTGCGCGGCCGTGGCGAAACTGATGCACGAAGGGAAGGTAGAGGCGTCACGCTACCCCCGTAACCCGCTGGACGTGCTCGCACAACAGATTGTCGCCATGGTCGCCGTGGAGGACATGCGCGATCAGGACCTGTTCGACATAGTCCGCCGTGCCGCCCCGTTTGAGTCGATCAGCCGGTCGGTGTTCGACGGCGTCCTCGACATGTTGTCGGGACGGTACCCGTCCGATGAATTCGCTGAACTCCGGCCGCGCGTCACCTGGAATCGGGCCACCGGCGCGCTCAGTACCCGCAGCGGTGCGAAACGGCTCGCGATTGCCAATGCCGGCACCATCCCCGACCGTGGACTGTACGGCGTGTTCCTCGCGGGTTCGGGTCGCGGCAGCGTCCGCGTAGGTGAACTCGACGAGGAGATGGTCTTTGAGACGAAAGTCGGCGAGACCTTCGTTCTGGGCGCGTCAAGCTGGCGCGTGGAGGAGATCACGCACGACCGTGTCCTGGTGACGCCTGCGCCAGGGCAGCCGGGCAAGATGCCGTTCTGGAAAGGTGACCGCGCCGGACGGCCGCTCGAACTGGGCATCGCCATCGGCGCGTTGACGCACTCGATCGCGAGCTGGCCTGACGCAACCGCCGTCGCCCATCTGACGCGGGACCATGACCTGACCCCGGTCGCGGCGGAGAACCTGGTGCGGTATGTCCGCGACCAGGCCGCCGCTGGGGCTGTGCCCGACGCCGACACGGTCGTCATCGAACGCGTCCGCGACGAACTGGGTGACTGGCGCGTGTGCCTGCTCTCGCCCCGCGGTGGACGCATCCATGCGCCATGGTGCATGGCGGTGGCCGGCAAAATCCGTCGCGAGCTTGGCGTGGACGCCGAGACCTTGTGGTCTGACGACGGGTTTGTGGTGCGGCTGCCTGACGTGGATGTACCGCCAGATGCGGAGTTGCTGCTGCCGGACCCGGAAGAAGTAGAGGCGCTGGTGTTGCAGCAGTTGGGCGGCACGGCGCTCTTTGCCGCGCGGTTCCGAGAAAATGCGGGGCGATCCCTGCTGCTCCCCAAGCGACGCGCCGGCATGCGTGCGCCACTATGGCAGCAACGCAAGAAGGCCGGCGACCTTCTCGCCGTGGCGGCTCGCTTCGGGTCGTTCCCCGTGTTGCTCGAGACGTACCGTGAATGCCTGCGCGACATCTTCGATATGCCCGCCCTGGTAGACACGCTGCTGCAGATTCGCAAGCGGTCGATCAAGGTGGCGATTGTGGATCCGCGGACACCGTCGCCGTTTGCCGCGTCGTTGTTGTTTGGATACGTGGCGAATTTTCTGTACGACGGCGATGCGCCGCTGGCCGAGCGGCGCGCCCAGGCGCTGTCTGTGGACCAGACACAACTGCGCGACCTCATTGGTGACGCGGAGTTGCGCGACTTGCTCAACGCCGGAGAAATTGCCGCGGTGGAGCTGCAGTTGCAGCACCTCGACGACACGCGTCGCGCGCGAACGGTGGACGCACTCCACGACCTGCTGCTCGAGATTGGTGATCTGTCGGCAGAGGAACTTGCGGCCCGGTCGGAACCAGGCCTGGCCGATCGAGCCATTCCCGATCTGCTCTCGGACCGGCGCGTAGTCGCACTGCCCATCGGCGGCGAGCTGCGGTATGTGGCCGTCGAAGATGTCGCGCGGTATCGCGACGCGCTGGGAGCGCCCTTACCGGCCGGCATTCCGGAAGCGCTCCGCATGCCCGTGGCCGACCCCGCCGGCGACCTGATATCGCGCTTCGCCCGCACACACGGCCCGTTTCACCCGGTGGATGCCGCAAGGCGCTTCGCCATGCCTGAAGCGGCCGTGCGCGGTGCCCTGGCCGCGCTGGTCGCGCGTGGACGCGTCATCGAGGGCGAATTCCGTCCCGGCGGTACCGAGCGCGAGTTTGTGGACGTGAACGTCCTTCGCCAGCTTCGCCGCCGTTCGCTCGCACGCCTGAGGCGTGAGGTTGAGGCGGTGGACCCTGCGGCCCTCGGCCGATTTGCCGTGACGTGGCATGCACTTGGTGGCCGTCGTTCCGGTCCGGATGCGCTGCTCGACGTGATCGAGCAGCTCCAGGGCGCGGCGCTGCCCGCATCAATTCTCGAACACGAAATTCTGGGCGCCCGGTTGCACGGCTATTCGCCCGAATGGCTGGACACCCTGGCTGCGGCGGGCGAGATCCGCTGGGTGGGGGTGGAGCCGCTCGGACAGCGCGATGGCCGCGTGGCGTTGTACCTGAGCGACCAGATGGCCGCGTTGCTGCCGGACCCGTCCGGGGATCCACCCACCGAACGCGAGCAGAAGATCCTCGACTGGCTCTCGCGGCACGGCGCGTCATTTTTCGATGGCGTGCACGAAGCGGCCGGCGGCGGATTCCCAGGCGAAACCGTTGACGCGTTGTGGCAGCTCGTGTGGCGCGGCCTCGTGAGCAACGACGCGTTCTTCGCCCTGCGTGCGTACACCACGCGACATGAAAAGCGTCGGCGCGTCCAGCCATCCTCCGCGTTCAGGTCGCGACGGCTTGTGCCGCGGACCGCGGAAGGCCGCTGGACGCTGGCTCGCGCCGCCACGGCCATGGCCCCTGCCGTGCGCATGACGAGTGTGGTTCGACAGCTGCTAAGCCGGCATGGCGTGCTCACCCGCGAGGCGCTCGCGAGTGAAGGCCTCAAGGGCGGCTTCACCGGGATCTACCCTGCGCTCAAGGCGATGGACGACGCCGGGCGGGTCAGGCGCGGCTACTTTGTCGCCGGCCTTGGCGCCACCCAGTTCGCGCTGCCTGGTGCGCTGGACCTGCTGCGGTCGCTGCGAGAGGCCGGCCCCGACGCACGTGCCGTCACC